The DNA sequence CGGAGTTCAGCTATCGCGTACCGGTGGGATTTACATTTCCGGATAACGGAATGGACAGTGCGGAATTCAGGGTCACCGCGTACAAGAAGTTCACGAATGATCTCAACAAAAACAACGATACCATCTCTGCCATACAACGATTCTATAATTACTATGCCTATGATGACGGAACCGTTGAGAACGGATATGGACTGAGTGTTGCCAACGGTAAGATCGCCTACCGCTTTGATATGGCAACCACCGATACCCTCAGGGCTGTTCAGATGTATTTCAATCAGATGGTCAGCAGTACAACAGGGCATTCATTCAAGCTGACCGTTTGGGCAGGAGGCGGAACACCCGGCAATATATTGTACCAGCAGATCGGCCTGAGACCTACCTATACGGATAGCCTGAACAAGTTTCATACCTATGTACTTGACTCAGCTATCTCACTGTCAGGTTCCTTTTATATCGGTTGGGTGCAGGTTACCCCGGATCTGCTGAATCTGGGCCTGGATCGCAACATCATTTCAAACGACCGGATGTTCTTTAACACAACCGGCAACTGGCAGAATTCACAACTCAAAGGCAGCTGGATGATACGACCCGTATTCGGAGACTCGCTTGTTATGCCCAATGCCGTTCCGGAAGTGCCGGTGATGAACAATGATATTGAAATCTATCCGAACCCTGCACTTACTGTTCTTCACGTCAGATACAAACAGGGTATTTCCGACCTACTCAACTTTGAAGTGATGGACATGACCGGGAAACGCGTTTTGGTAGGTGTAACCGAAAACGGCACTATGGATGTCAGCACACTTCCAGCCGGATTGTACATGGTCAGTTTCAGCGAAAACAATCGCAGCTCCGGTGTGACTATACGGAAATTTATTAAATCCGAATAGCCTCAGCCTTGAACAACCACGATGACGAAATAGAAGATCAGGACGAACAGGAGTTCTTCGAACACCACCGTTTTATTGTAGATAAAGGACAGGACTTCCTGCGTATCGACAAGTACCTGATCAACCGGTTGGAGAACACCAGTCGGAGCAAGATCCAGAATGCAGCCAGTGCCGGGAACATTCTTGTAAACGGTGTTGCAGTCAAATCAAACTACAAGGTAAAACCCGGAGAAACGGTGACCATCGTACTGGCACATCCTCCGAGGGATAAAGAAATTCACCCTGAAAACATTCCGCTGGACATTGTATATGAGGATGAAGATGTAGTGGTGATCAACAAACCCGCCGGGCTGGTTGTACATCCGGGACACGGAAACTATACCGGAACATTGGTTAATGCCCTGGTCTATCATTTTCAACACCTGAGTCTTCCTTCCATCAATGAATTTGAATCCCGTCCGGGGCTCGTACACAGGCTGGACAAGAACACCACCGGATTGATGGTCATCGCAAAGAACGAGATGGCCATGGTAAAACTGGCGAAACAATTTTTCGACCGGACGATTGAGCGAACCTACACCGCATTGGTATGGGGAGATTTTGAAGAAGAAACCGGAACCATTACAGGCCACCTGGGCCGAAGCATAAAGGACCGGAAGATCATCACCGTGTTTCCGGAAGGAGACCAGGGAAAACATGCTGTAACCCATTACAAGTTACTGGAAAGATTCCGCTACGTGACATTGGTTGAGTGCAAACTGGAGACCGGTCGTACACATCAGATCAGGGTGCATATGCAGTATACCGGTCACCCGTTATTCAACGACGATTCCTACGGAGGCAATAAAATTCTCAAAGGCACCACCTTCACCAAATACAAACAGTTCATAGAAAATTGTTTTGGCATTATTCCCAGGCATGCCCTTCATGCACGCTCACTTGGATTTACCCATCCACGTACCGGGAAACAAATGTTTTTTGACAGCACCTTGCCGGAAGACATGGAAACAGTTCTGGAGAAATGGCGCAGGTATGTAGGTCAGATACCTGATGAGCAATAGAAAAAGCCGGCAGGGCAACCCATCCCGCAAAACCCCGCCGGCCCGATCCTATTTTTGATTTCCCCGAAGCATCATCAGATCGTTCACGTATATTTCAGTGACGTACCTGGTCACCCCTTCTTTGTCGTCATATGTCCTGTACTTGAGCTTCCCCTCCACCGCTACTTCACTTCCTTTGTGCAGGTACTTCCCGATAATATCGGCGGTTTTTCCGAATGCGACCACCTGATGCCACTGGGTATCGGTGACCTTGTTACCTGAGTCGTCCCTGAACGTTTCCGAAGTTGCCAATGAGAACTTGGCCACTTTCTTGCCTTTGTCCAATTCCTTCATTTCCGGATCCTGACCGAGATTACCGATCAACTGGACCCTGTTCTTTAAATGATTCATAACATCTGATTTTATTTTGCCGGACCACGCCGGAGTGAAACAACAGGGCAAACAACGGAAAGGGAATTGGCTGAAGTCGGTATATAAATATTTAAATACGACTAAAACCGGATGTCATATTTTTCAACTTCTCTTACCCAGGTGATTTCATGCAGATCTTTATCTCTCCGGGCAAAAAGATTGTCCGTCTTTTGTCTCAAAAAAAGATGCAACGAAACTGTCAGCAATGTCATCTACCGATTACCGGGCGCAGCGATAAACGGTTTTGCGATGATGCATGCCGGAATGGGTACAACAACAAACGTTATGCGACAAACAGGGCTGAGATCAGACAGGTCAACCGGATCCTGGCCCGAAACCGCCAGATCTTATCCTCCATCCTGGAGGAAGGCATGGCACTGATCACACGGGAATTCCTGTCACGCAGCGGCTTCTCCTTCGATCATTGCACCGGCATCTATGAGGATGGACATCGCCAGGTAAGACTGTGCTACGACTATGCTTATAGCAGCAGCCAGCGCCACGATCAGGTTGAACTGATGAAAGTGCATGAGGCCATTCCCGGAAACGAAGGGATAATGCTGGAACTACGAAGCCAGCGGACCTGATTCCACACCGTGGTCTTTGATCACCCGGTAAAGGGTATCGCGTTCCACCGGCTGGCGACCAGCCTGCCTGATGAGCTGCACCAGTTCTTCCGTACTCATGGTGGGACTTTGTTCTTCAGAACCGGCCATGGTATAAATCCGGGTTGAGTCATCAATGGTTCCATCCACATCATCCACCCCAAAGGAAAGGGCGAGCTGGGCGGTTGACCTGCCGATCATGGGCCAATACGCTTTGATGTGCGGGAAATTATCCAGGTAAATCCGTGAAATAGCATAGTTTCTGAGATCCTCCACCATCGTGACCTCCCTGATATGGGACATGGCATTGTCTTTATTCCGGAATTTCAACGGTATGAAGGTATTGAATCCTCCGGTTTCATCCTGAATGCTGCGCAAGGTCTCCAGGTGGTGAATTCTGTGGGCATACGTTTCCATATGACCGTAAAGCATCGTGGCATTGGAAGGGATTCCCATTCCATGAGCGGTACGGTGAATGTGTATCCAGTTCTCCGCACTGGCCTTATCATCACAAATCTGGGACCTCACTTCCGGGTGGAATATTTCCGCACCACCTCCGGGCAATGATCCGAGTCCGGCTTCTCTCAGCTGCTCCAGGCCTTCTTCGGTAGACAGTTTTGCTTTCCTGATCATATACTCCAACTCCACAGCAGTGAATGCCTTGATATGCAGATCCGGACGATGGGCCTTGATCTCCCGTATCAGGTCGCAAAAGAATTCCAGGGTTAACTTCGGATGAACGCCACCGACGATGTGGACCTCCGTGATCGGTTTGCCGTCATAGGCACGTACCATATCCATCATCTGTTCACGCGTCAGCACCCATCCGTCGTCCTCCTGTTTAAGCAACCTGGAGTAAGAGCAGAATTTACAGGTGAAAACACAAAGGTTGGTGGGTTCAATATGGAAATTACGGTTGAAATATACGCGTGAACCGTTCTTTCTCTCCGCCACGATTCCCGCCAGGATACCCAGAAAACCGGGTTCACCGCGTTCAAATAATGCAAGTCCTTCGTCCGGAGTGATGCGCTCCCCTGCCTGTACTTTCTCAGCAATGGTTCGCAGGGTGGCATCCGGTGGTGCGTCGGAACGAAAAAGTTCCAGCATGTCCTTCATGGTTTGGGGTTTGCCACAAAGGTAGCCTATTCTTCAGGAAAAAATCAATGAAAATCGGGAAGCCTCGGGTCCGGTTAGCGTGTGACCCTGATCCTGGCCATTTTCACTCCATCCTTGGTACGAACTTCTGCAAAATATAACCCATTGGC is a window from the Flavobacteriales bacterium genome containing:
- a CDS encoding RluA family pseudouridine synthase, with translation MNNHDDEIEDQDEQEFFEHHRFIVDKGQDFLRIDKYLINRLENTSRSKIQNAASAGNILVNGVAVKSNYKVKPGETVTIVLAHPPRDKEIHPENIPLDIVYEDEDVVVINKPAGLVVHPGHGNYTGTLVNALVYHFQHLSLPSINEFESRPGLVHRLDKNTTGLMVIAKNEMAMVKLAKQFFDRTIERTYTALVWGDFEEETGTITGHLGRSIKDRKIITVFPEGDQGKHAVTHYKLLERFRYVTLVECKLETGRTHQIRVHMQYTGHPLFNDDSYGGNKILKGTTFTKYKQFIENCFGIIPRHALHARSLGFTHPRTGKQMFFDSTLPEDMETVLEKWRRYVGQIPDEQ
- a CDS encoding single-stranded DNA-binding protein, translating into MNHLKNRVQLIGNLGQDPEMKELDKGKKVAKFSLATSETFRDDSGNKVTDTQWHQVVAFGKTADIIGKYLHKGSEVAVEGKLKYRTYDDKEGVTRYVTEIYVNDLMMLRGNQK
- the mqnE gene encoding aminofutalosine synthase MqnE, whose amino-acid sequence is MKDMLELFRSDAPPDATLRTIAEKVQAGERITPDEGLALFERGEPGFLGILAGIVAERKNGSRVYFNRNFHIEPTNLCVFTCKFCSYSRLLKQEDDGWVLTREQMMDMVRAYDGKPITEVHIVGGVHPKLTLEFFCDLIREIKAHRPDLHIKAFTAVELEYMIRKAKLSTEEGLEQLREAGLGSLPGGGAEIFHPEVRSQICDDKASAENWIHIHRTAHGMGIPSNATMLYGHMETYAHRIHHLETLRSIQDETGGFNTFIPLKFRNKDNAMSHIREVTMVEDLRNYAISRIYLDNFPHIKAYWPMIGRSTAQLALSFGVDDVDGTIDDSTRIYTMAGSEEQSPTMSTEELVQLIRQAGRQPVERDTLYRVIKDHGVESGPLAS